In the Pseudodesulfovibrio sp. S3 genome, CTTGGCGTCAACCATGGCCACGACACGCTGTTGCTCGGCGTTCATGGTGCTCTGCAATTCGCCCATGGCCAATTTGTAAGCGGCCACGGTTTCCTCGGTCTGGTTCTCCTGCATGGCCTTGTAGGCGCTCTCAGCCTTTGCCTGGAGGGGCTTGCCCAACTCCTGGAGGTAGGCCATGGCCTCGGTAGCGACCTTGTTATCCTTGAAGGCGGCAGCTTCGTCCACGATGCCGATCTTGACCGAAGGTTCCTGGTTACAAGCCGTCAGGGCCAGGGTCAGCACGGCGATGCAAAGCAGGGGAAAGATCCGTTTCATAATTCTATAGCTCCGTTGTTTTCGGTTGGTGTCACTCTGATTTCAAAGTCGGGCAAGAGTACGCGCGCTCCCGGTTCCTTGCAAGGGAAAGATCAGGCAACACTTTTCCCGACCTTCGGGCCGCTCCCGGTGTTCCCTTTTGCCGGATGGGCATCATCTGCCGAGGCAAAGAGTATCATGACCATTCGGAATATTAAGATTTTATTGTTGGCATAACCTTTGCTTTATATTTCCTTAGAGAAGGAGTCGGGAACTTTTTTCCGGGAATGGGTCTCCCGGTGGTTTCCGCAAGTCCGGTTTGAACCGGATCGGAGGAAGTATGAGTTTCAGCAGTATGTACGTTGGAGCCACAGGCGTGGTTGCCCACAACGCGAGCATGCAGGTAGTCGCCAACAACCTTGCCAATGTCAGCACGGTTGGCTTCAAGCGGGCGGACATCCTGTTCGGCGACCTCATCAGCCAACAGCTCGCCACAGGCAGTTCCCAATCGGATTCCGGCGCCCACTTTGTGAGCCAGATCGGCAAAGGTGTGGGCATTTCCCAGATACGAACGATCTTCACCGAAGGCGGCCTGGAAACCACCAACACGGTCACGGACCTTGCCATCACGGGCGAAGGTTTTTTCGGCATCAGCGATCCGCTCAGTCCGATCGCCGGCGCTTCCCACTACACCCGCGCCGGAGCGTTCCGGTTCAACAACGATGCGTATCTTGTAAACGCCCACGACTACCGGCTGCAAGGCTATGCCTATGACGCCGAAAACGACGTTTGGGCGACGACCGTATCCGATATCCAGCTTCCCTACGAGGAGGTGGCTGTCGACGGCCAAACAACCCGTCTGATCCGGT is a window encoding:
- a CDS encoding OmpH family outer membrane protein, which translates into the protein MKRIFPLLCIAVLTLALTACNQEPSVKIGIVDEAAAFKDNKVATEAMAYLQELGKPLQAKAESAYKAMQENQTEETVAAYKLAMGELQSTMNAEQQRVVAMVDAKFSEVLATYREEKGLTLILSKQSVISASEAVDITSDIVVAMNALSLDFTKPAAVQAEEVKPEAEAEKAAATEPEAEKATVAEPEAEKAPAAESAEEKAAE